TTTTTCGGTTTTCTCGAGTCTCGTTTGGCTAAACGATGCCTAAACGATGGGCTAAACGAAAGCTAaacattgatcaatgaagaaTACCAGTAAGAGTAGATGAATGGATGAATAATTGTTCAACAGCATGAGCGTAGCGCAGCATAGTTCGTAGTTCGTAGAGAAATTCGTATAGCTTATGCTTGTTCAAACATCGGGCAACGGAGTGGCCTGCTTGAGTTCGTTTGGATCGTCTGTAAGCCAAGCGACCGCGAGCGGATGGAGACTGCTGACTTTCGAGATCGATACCACTGGAGTCTGGCGATTGAATGCGACCGTTCCGTTTCCCGCATCGTTCGCGGTGGTAAACTTGACATCCCGATGGCAGTCCAAACGGTCGATTATGCGaccttctttcaaatgcaGTACCTGATCAGGCCATTGGGCTAAGCCATCAAAGATATGAGTCGCGTAGACAACGGAACACTGTCTTGTTTCTGTTTCCCATTTTAAGAATTGGAGTAATTTGCCCCGGGCAATCACGTCGAGATCGACTGTCACTTCGTCTAGTAGTAACACTTTCCAAGGTTTTAAAAGTCCCATTACCAGTTGAACGCGTCTTTTCTGGCCATCACTGAGTTTGAACATCCGCCATTGTAGATCAACACCGAGAATCTCACACAATTGATCtcctctttcttgaaaatgttGTAGTCCAATACTTGTTAGGAGCTCTAAAACACCGATATCTCTGTTTATAATGCTCATATGGCACCATTCAGTACCCAAGTACGTGGTAACGTGGTACTCCTGGCCTTCTCCGACAGTACAAACAGGGCTGAACGGGTTCTGACCATTGACTAGAATCTTACCATCCAGACACAGATGTTTACCACTAAGAACTTTCAATAGTGTCGATTTACCAGCACCATTGGATCCCATAACCAGGGTTCTTGTGTTCCAGGGAATTTGCAAATCCACATCAACAAGAGAGGGCCTGGCGCATTCAGCAAATTTGTAAGTAAGCttctcaacttcaataGCGAACGACATGGTGACAATGGGCTTGAGCGGTTCGTGATTAGAGGTCGAGCTTAGTGAATTTGGCAACCTTTATAGTTGTTGATCTCCGTTAGCGATGACTGAAATTTAACCTTTGAATAAATCACCAGCATTGAAGCTTTTAACCAAGATTGAAGGCTTCCAGTAGTGTCAATTGAGACCGATTGAGTACGTGAGTGGTTGTAAAACATGGATGAGGTAGATGATATATTAGACCAAAATCGGGCAGCTCAGCAGGAGGTTGAAgacgaggaagatgaggaagatgatgaggaagatgagacTATACTGCGGAACAATATGGACAAGGAAGCTGATGAAAGGGGCCAGAATGATGGAGAAGGCGACCAAGAAGGCCCCGAagatgaggaggaagaggacgaCGATGAGGACGACGGTGATAACGATGAGGTCGGTGATGCCGATAACGAcgatgacgaggaagatgaagatgaagatgaagatgaagaagatgatgaagtagaggatgatgatgagaacgaggacgaagacgaagacgatgatgaagaggctAAAGGTATCAAGGACAAAGAGAATACGTCAAGGgaaaatggtaaagttgaGGGtgaagaaatggagaaCGATGAAAACACTGATGACAAGATGGATATTGattcagaagaagaggatcaGACAAAGAAAGTTCCAGACGGCTTGAGTGATGTTCATAACTACTATACGCAGATGTTACATTCAGCCAAAATTGCGAGTTCTTACAAGATTTATCCAACAGCGGCAATACCGATTCAAACTGAGGTCAACGCAGTGGCCATGTCCAAAGGATTGCAATATTTGTTTCTTGGTGGAAGTGATGGATTCATAAGGAAGTATGATTTCCTCAATACGATGGATGGGAAACTATCTCTCACAATCTTGCAAAAACATTCTCTAGCGGAATCAATCCAGAATGCAGGTATCTTGATGTCCTATTGGGAGAATGAGGTTCCTCAGAGAAGGTCGGAAATGAAATTGTCGAAGAGCAATAAGGAATATGACCCTAAAGTAAGTCCCGTTTATGCCATCGAAGTTCAAAGTGAGTGTCTTTTCCTGTTGAGCGGGTTAGATAACGGTGGAATAACAATGCAAGGTGTGAGATACATGGAAGGCTCAATCGGCCACTATTTTAAGAGCAAAGAAGGTCATACCAACGTTGTGAATCAACTCCGATTGAATGGTGATGAAACAAAGTTTATAAGTGGTTCATGGGACAAACGACTGCTTGAATGGGACTTGTCAAGTGGTGGGATTGTAAACGAGTTCAAAGGATCAACATCAGAAATTTCTTCCTTGGAAATGAGACCACTGTATGCCACGGTTGACATCAACGATGTTGTAAGAGAAATGAAACAAAgcaaagatgaagaggatgatcGAAATAGCGATGATGACATGGGGTCTCTATTCGgagacgaagaagaagaagaagatgttaAGAAAGATGAGCATAACGATGATTTTAAGGATaaatcaacaaagaagctgaacGCCAAccatttggaagaaatctCTAGAAATACACTTAATGTGGCATATGATGAGTCCGTATTCTTAACTTCAGGTTTAAATGGTTCAGTGGATATTTGGGATCGTCGTATACCGACAAACCCTGTAAtaaatttggaaagaggGCCCAAAGTGCCTCCTTGGTGTCAATCGGCGTGTTGGTGCATGGATGGTGATCGAATCTACGCCGGTAGAAGAAATGCTTGCGTTGAAGAGTTCGATTTGAAGATGCCGTCGCGGCCAAGTAATACATTGAAACTACCAGCTATATCAGGTCCTGTTACATGCGTGCGTGCAATGCCCAATAACAAGCAAATATTGTGTGCTTCGCGAGATAACATCAGACTTTATAATACGGGCAATAACCCCCACTCAAAGGGTACTGCAGTGCCGTTTTTGATTGTTCCTGGTCATCACGGCGGTGCGATCTCTAACATGTATGTGGATCCGACGTGTAGATTTTTGGTCAGCACCAGTGGGAATCGTGGCTGGCAAGGTAACTCGACTGATACAACATTTATATACGAGATAGATCTAGAATAGAATTAAATGACGTCCACCTTAAAAGTAAATCATAACACTATTTACTTACAGTggaagaggttgaagatTTACTTAACAGTGAGCCTTTCAGCAATTCGTGTAATGGATCCAGCCATATAATTTTAGTCCCTCGATACAGACCTGCAATAGAGGAACCTTGAAATTTTCGCATGAATATTTTGGCAGTAGGCATTAGAGCCTTAACTTGGCCGCCTCTGTAAGCTCTGACTAGTAATGCCATCAACCCGATAAGTAAAGAAACTCGGCATATGAAGGGAATTGTGTGATTATGCGCGTACAAGAAGAGTCGAACCAACGGTTTTGACTCGCGAGGATGCAATCTTCTCTCTCGCTGTATCGCTTTTCGTTTGGCATTCTCGTTAATTTCTTTATCCAAAAGGTCTGTCACATATTCGAGATTATAACCCATGCTTGACTTTGGCCCTGAAGCAGTTGTCAAAATAGTGctgaatttgttgaagactTTCTTGTATTTGCTAGCGTTATCCTTTGAGGATGTTGACCTTACGAGACGTAATACTTTTTCCCAGACACCTTCATCGTAGGAAGCTGATGTGAGAACTTGTTGCATTACCCCATGAACAAGATCTACCGTATTCTCAAAATTGTCCACATTCAATGCGATTTCTCTCAGAATCTTGTCCTTATTATCCAGTATGAGTGTGGAGTACATAGTCAATGGAACCAGCATTGATTGTGATGAGATGACGTAGTCAAAGATTAGAAAGATTGGTGCATTCGGTTGATTCTCAACAGGCTTCAATTCGTGAGAGTAAATGGTCAGTATTGAGGAGATGGCAAAGAATGGTTCTATCTTGTCCAAATGTAGtttcttgaacaattgtTTATCCCtcgatttgatcatttgtGGGATGACATtaagttgatcaattgggAAATCTAGCGAGTTCATCATGAAGTCACGTAGGTATAGCAGCGTAAATGCTTCAACGCATCTGAACAGCTTGTCTTTAGAGACAATCGTCTTCTCACTGAGCTCTCCCTCATAACATTCTGTGGATGCGGAACTATCATGATTACTTCCTACTTCTGAGGCAGAGTAATTCTCGTCTCCCTTACTGGTCATATCACTGAGAGATAGGTTTTCCTCCCCTTGTGCGAATCCATGGTACTCATGGCCCTCAATAAATACTGTCACAAATACAGAAACAACATCATGGTAACCTTGGTAATATCTGAGTTTGGGATATTTCCTCAGCAACCTAACGATTATATTTTGAAGTAGGTTTCTCAGCATTTCCTTCCTGTCTGGATCAGTAACTCCCGTAAACGATCTCTTGACATCCAGATATACTTGATTCTCGTCAACATGTTCCTTGCCACATTCGCCAAGAAACTGTTCCTCCTCTTTTTTGCTCAATTTCAGTTGGTCCATTAGAAGCATTAGCCAGCAATCACTCCTAAGGTCTGTCGTCACGAAACCGAAGTTACTGGAGCCAAGCCTAGTAAGGCCGTCCAAATTATGATCAGCTAGCGCATTCCTAATAATTCTCGACTTGATATCCCTCTGTTCagcatcattgaagaaagtgaGTAGTGACCTTTCATCGAATAGAGATTCTGTAAGGAAATCACAGTGTAGGGACTCATCACTACATGAGAGAGATTTCTGGCATGTTGAACTATAAGCATCAATGTTCATGACctatgatgatgataatgaaacCAACAAGGGCCCGTTCGACTGAGTTTGTTCAGCTTCGAATCAAAGGGTTCATTAGCGAAATATAGTCGAGCGGGCTGAGAAGTAGTTCTTATCAGAAGAGAAGCCAACAGAAAGGCCAACAGTAGAATACGACTAAGCTAAACAAAACTAATACAATGTATGATAATTAAGATGTTTTGATTCACAATGATTCTTCAAGTAGAGTTGCTCCTCCTGTAATACAAAGTCTGTTTCCTGAAGGACTATAAGATAAAAAAGAATGACAAACAAGAATAAGTGCGATATTTCATTTACTCGTTGTTGTCAATTCGTCTCATAAGCTATCAGCTCAAAGTTTAATGACTTCAAAAGGTTCTTGTGCTTCCTCTTTACTTGATCTCCTCGAAAAACTTTCAAGGAACAACTTCAATAACAATACCATTGAAATGCATAAGATGAGGTTATCGAAAAACAATATGCAATCCGAACTGCATATGGAGCCACTTTTTACTGTTACAAAAGCTTAGCCTGTTAGACCGAAGCTCGAAGAAGCCCCGAATAATAAGACAGTACACGACAACCGCATCCGGGCTACGCAATGGCCCGTTTCAAGATCGTAAGACCAGATTCCAGAGTTGTCGAGAGGGTTCAGTCGGTCAGGCCTTTAAAAAGTTTAAGATTATGCTTTTATCAACTAGTCATCATTGTAATTACCGGATGTGGTTAATTACATGAAACTCATCTTAAGGCAAACTATGAAAGTTCAAAAGCTGCCTCAAGAGATGAGGCTTTCCAAAGGGTCCCGAGAGAACTTGTATTTAAAGAACCTGTTCCGAATGGTGCCTCAGGTTGGCTATTTTGCATCGAAGTGTAAAACGTTGAGTAGAAAATAAGATGTCAGACTCTGCTCAAAACCTAAGCGATTTGGCTTTCAATTCCAGCTACAATCCCCTTGATAGTTTTATTACATTTACGTCAATTTATGGTGATAACACTGCTGTAAAATTTAGTGTGTTGCAGGATATGGTTGACGTAAATACGAATGAAGCTATTGTCTATGGTACCAGATGTGGTGCCTCAGTATTAACGCAAATTATCATGTGGATGATATCGAAAAATCGGAGAACTCCAGtattcatcatcaatcagGTCTCTTTAACGCTAATCCTTATACACTCTGCGCTATATTTCAAGTACTTGTTAAGCGGTTTTGGCTCAGTGGTTTACGGCTTGACAGCCTTCCCACAACTAATTAAGCCAGGTGATCTACGGGCTTTCGCTGCGGCTAATATCGTCATGGTACTATTAGTTGCGTCAATTGAGGCCTCATTAATATTCCAGGTCAAAGTTATATTCACTGGCGACAATATGAAAAGAGTCGGACTCATACTGACAATCATTTGCACTTGCATGGGGTTAGCTACCGTTACAATGTATTTCATAACTGCTGTGAAATCTATCGTATCACTTTACAGGGATATGAGTGGATCATCTACCGTATTATACAACGTTTCGCTGATTATGCTTGCATCGTCCATCCACTTTATGGCGCTTATCCTAGTCGTTAAACTGTTTCTAGCGGTTCGCTCTAGACGGTTTTTGGGGTTGAAACAATTTGATAGTTTCCACATCTTGTTGATTATCTCCTGCCAAACATTATTGGTCCCTTCACTTCTATTCATCATTGCTTACTCGTTCCCAAGTAGCAAAAACATCGAATCTTTAAAGGCAATTGCTGTTTTGACTGTCGTTCTTTCCCTgcctctttcttcaatgtgGGCAACTGCAGCCAACAATTTCACAAATTCCTCCTCTTCCGGTTCTGATTCGGCGCCTACCAACGGTGGCTTTTATGGAAGAGGATCTTCCAATCTTTACCCAGAAAAGACCGATAATCGAAGCCCGAAAGGTGCCAGGAATGCTCTATATGAGCtaagatcaaagaataaCGCCGAGGGCCAGGCTGATATTTACACGGTGACAGATATTGAGAACGATATTTTCAACGATCTCTCCAAGCCAGTTGAGCAGAATATTTTCTCTGATGTCCAAATTATAGACAGCCATTCCCTTCATAAGGCTTGCTCGAAGGAAGATCCCGTAATGACACTATACACGCCAAATACAGCAATTGAGGGCGAGGAAAGAAAACTTTGGACAAGCGATTGTTCGTGCTCAACAAATGGTAGTACGCCCgtcaagaagaagtcgaCAGGAGAATACGCAAACCTTCCTCCACATCTATTACGTTACGACGAAAATTATGATGAGGAGGCTGGTGGTAGAAGGAAAGCCTCATTGAAGTGGTAATTTATGCGGAGATGATTGTATATTTTTAATGTCTATAATAACATCTATGCCTGAGTGATCTTTGCTTTATCTACATTGTCTGTCTGAGCATTATTCGAAAAAATGGTTAAGAGAAGCCAGGCGCATGTTATGTTGAAGAGGTGGTGTATCCAGTACAGGTTTCTGGCACCATATATCAGGCAGAAAACCCCTGTGTAGCCAAACAATATTGCGCTGATGCCATTCTCGTAAAACTTCCCAGATTTGAAAAGCGGCATGTTGAAAGCAGAATTTGTGCTCACCAAGAAAATAATAGGAGCAATTGCCAATACATTGTGGTGGGATCTGAATGGTGTTTCCCATCTAATGGCAACATTATGCAAAAATACAACTATAATTGGGGCATTTATTGCAACCACAAATGATAGGATCAAAAAGACTGAAAAGTTGTAATTCCTTAGATTATCGTAATTTTTAAACCCAGATCTAGTTGATTTAATGGCTACCCTGAAGCAGGTTCCAATTTGTATCAGCAAGCTCACTGCAGAGGCTATCTGGTAAGGAACATAAAAGAAAACAATTCCAATCAGCAGAAAACTTGTTATAGTTCTTCGTGGCTTATTGATAGATGGGCGGTCTTTCAATCTCACTTCATTACGTATGGCAGAAGCGGCAAATCTGACTGATATGGCGATAACAAGGCTTTCGATAAAATCGAAAATACTGGCGATAAGGTATAGAATAGCCACAGACATAACCATGAAGAAGAGGCCAAGCGGTGACATAAACCAACTTCGTATTCCTAGAAAATAAAAGTTGGTATGAAtatgttcttcttccagcaaGAACGGTTGATTCAGACGGATCGGATCTAACATGAATAGTATCCGCTGTAAGGGTTTCGAGTTGGTAGCGGGGGACAACAGAATTATCGCCAGGGCCAAAACTAAACCTCTCTTCAAAACACTAGCTAAAGCAGAATTGAAAGTAATGAATTCTCTGGTTTGGCGATAGTTGAAGAACTGATAAGCAACTATAATGCAGGCGAGAGAAATTGGCAGAGATAAAAAGGTTAGCCTGTACCTAATGAATAGCATTTTCAATGTCAATGTCCAATTAATACGCACACAAAGTTCAAGACCGTAGTTGGGTGGTACGATGACAGTTAGCATTAGTGACTTATCGTGCAATTCCTCAAGTGGTATGAACGGAGCAACGTTGTGCATATTTATGTCAATATCTGAATTGTTGATGTTGACGTGCCATTTCGTCTCGAAGGGATCTTCGATCCATTGCCTGATAAGCGGCTCGAAGATTAGTCTATCGCTTGTATATGCTTTAGATGAGCAGGAAACCCTGTAAGACAACAACGAATCCCATAGCTTGGGAAATCTGAAAGTGTGATATAAAAAGCTTGAATTGAGGGTGAGTTGCATACCAGAGAAAACTAGCTGAACCGGTCTTTCACTAACATcagttgaaattttgtcAGACGTCAGTCCTGCGTAAATAAAGtcttgatcattttgaaTTGCCGCTTTTTTGTTCTCTACCACAATAAAGTCGTACTGGGATAATATCCTTTTATCGATGCTGAGCATCTTGAAAGGATGCGTAACGTCATCTAAGGAAGATTGCGCAGGAAATTCTAGATCACTGGAAGAAGCGGGAACAGTGGCCATGTCATGGAAAGCGGATACGCAGTTCATGCTTGACTTCGAGTGCGTGGCCTCTTCAAGCTGTTGATTCAGTTTACAAAAGAAAACTTGTGGCTCTTGCAAAGACGTAAGAAAGGAAAATGTTGTATTCTGTCCATCAGATGGCAATATGAATTTCGAGTATCTTGGAAACTGATTCTTGTTAGATCTGGAAATTGAAAGTCGCTGTGAACCTTTGAGGTCGTAAGCTTCACGGAAGTCCTGCGACTCATATACCTCGGAGTATTTTTTTGGATCTATTAGCTCAAGGTCTTGCATCATTTCGTCTTCCAGGCCAGAGAGAAGCATTTTTCTAGACACGAACATTCTCTGGCGGAGAGGTCGCACTTTTTCAGCGGTTGTTCCATCAACTATCTCAAGTAATAATCTTGCCACCTTACTTCTCAGCTGATCACACCAGACAACTGCTAAATGATCTATTGGCGTCCAAACCTCAGgaattgttgttgaataGGTGGTGAACCCATTTTCGATGGGCAGAATGTCTTCAACTGCTGTATAATCGGCAGGCAGCATCATGTCCAAGATTCCGCCAGTAATAGAAACCAATGAAACATTTTGGGCAAGGAAGGAGCTCTTGTCGTTCATTTGATTACGCCAATAATCATTAGTTCGTTGATatattttcaaaatatccCCATCAAATGTTACAGGGGCTAATGCATGAGGTGATGAGAGAGTAATCAGCGCTCTGATAGAATAGTCCACATGATTCTGCAAAGTGGGTAAAAGGCGAGCAACGACGCCTCCCATTGAGTGACCAATCACTATCACTGAAGTAGGAAGTGGATCAATATAACTTTTTGATTGTTCGTATAGCGATAGGATATAACGTATAGCATCATTGAGGTATTCGGCTTGATCTATCATGGTTCTGCCATGAAATGCTGtgaaatcttcattgaaGTCAGCTGCAAAAAAATCTAGATTCTTCGTGTACATATTTTCAATGCTCTCtttatcttcaaagaatatGTTACTGCTAGCGGCAGCAATAGATCTGACCTGTTTATAACTTCCGGCATTTCCGGGTATAAAGAGAACTGGAATCCCATCAAGctgaatctcttcattttccaTAGGGTTCCTATCTTTCCCCTGCTCTCTGTAAAGGTATAAGTGATACTTCTGGGCTAAGCTTGTAAACCTTGAATCAAATCCATCAATCCTGGCGTAGGCAGGATACATGTAGATTGATCTACATTGGGGCGAATCTGATCCGTTGAAAGATCCCAATAACGTCGAAAATGTGATTACTATTATCATAAGCAGGCCAATAAGCGACGTGATCTGGAGTTTTGATTTTCCTTGCTTATCATGATAAGTTGTATCTCTTTCGATACCGTTCACCGGCTCACCATCAACATCGACATCCAACGTGTTTTCAGGTCTTTTCCCCTTGCTCTCCTTTGATATGCTATGATGCGTTTTCTCCTTGATTGATGTGGGTAGAGCAGACATAGTATTTCGATACACTGCTGCAAGCACCTTTTTCAACCCCATATTAATATCACAAGTTAATTACACTTATGAATGTGTGCGTATTGGGCCAATTCCGAATGAGCAAACTCTCATAACCAGGCTTTACCAGTTACTCAAGTTTTCTGCCGAATGCAAATCATCGCCTTTTTATGTTgacatcttgaaatttcgtGATAATCTCGGCATCTCGTACTTAGATGAGCTGGTGATAAATAAAGTCAGGATGATACATCAATGTATTTAACGCTGTACTGGAAATGGTTGTTATGCAATTGTCTATATAATGTTACCATGGATACTTCATCCAATGCTGCAGCTTGATTTATATTGATACAACTTTCTCCCGATGTAATGAGAGATGAAAAGTAGTTATTGAGACGAAAAATGTATTGAATTTTCCACACGGATGCTTTGTACAGTACCACAGTGACACGATCCTGAGCCACTGCTTGTGGATCTAAGATTTGCTATCATTAGATCCTGCGcttattcttgatttcaGAGCGGGCGAGGCCACTGGCGTAGAAGAGTGAGTGATAGAAGAGCCGTTAACAAAGGTTTGGTCATCTTGACGTTCCTGCTCctgttcctcttcttgttctctttGCAGCTGTTGCTCTTGTTGATGTTGCAATTGTAGTTGCTTCTGGTCATTAAGCTTCTGCTGTTTCATTCTTGTAATATATTCTTGACGATACTTGATCGTGACTTCACGCAATTGCTCGTATGATTTGCTGCCTAACATGGTACCAAATCTAATCACTTGAGTACTGTTTGATATTTGATTGAGTCTAGAGGGCTCATCTGAAATTTTTAAGCCGTACTCGTTACGTGGAGAATCGTATTTCCACTTATCATAAAATCTCGAGAGCTCATCCCATTTCGAGTCATAAACATTGATTGTTTCGTCAGCATTTTTCTCCTGCTGCTCGATTGCATCGAAATCCAAAAACTTGGACAAAACAAACTCCACGTTATGATTGAGTGTATTGGGTTTACGATCCATGTATTGTATACCATGCCGTCCAGTACGTCTTCTGAACTTTACAGGATACTCTCTAGAATGGACCTCGTTATTACTTTGGAAAGGGTCGTAGACTTCCACTTTTTTGACCTTAAAATTGTTTTGAGGAAGCCTTTCACCTTCCTTGCTAAATGACTTGACATCCTTTGAAGAGCCCTTTAGATACTCCGATAGATGTTTTGAGTAATAAGACCTGCTTATTTCAAACTTGGAAGATGCGatggaagaaaatggcGCGTTTGAAGGAGAGACGCCTTTGGGCAGTGTAATATCAAACACAGGGTTATATGGGTCATCGGTGAGGTTAAAGAAAACGTTACCATCTCCAGCTTTCCTCTTTTCCATTCTATCCTGCACAAATTTCCTTGcatttttctcttttttAGCCAACAAATTGTCGACTTCTTCGAGCGTTAGATCAGGCACTTTAGAAGAGGGTAGTCTGACATAGACATGAGAAGCGACCGtttgctgttgttgctgtaattgttgttgttgctcGTCTGGTGCCAATGGAACTTTGAGACTATTTTTCTGTTTATTAGCGGCCGCAATTGATTGACTTTGCAGCTGTAGAATTTGTTGCTTGCTGAGCTTATGACCCGATCTGGATTCCAGCTCTTTTCTGCtcaacttgttcttgtaACCTCTTCTAACAGATGAGTCCGAAGTCGTTGCTAGAGCAGCTTCTGCAGCTGCCTGTTCCCGCAGTTTGCGTTGATTAGCAAAGATGTTCAGACGTTTCCTCTTGTGGTTCACGagatcttcatcttcacctttGACGTTCAAACTACgtttcaattttttgacTTCACACCTTTGATCGAATACGTTCAGACCTTTCTCCAAAAGATCCATGGAAACTTTTTCACGCTTAGCAACGAGGAGAGCCAACTCCTTTGCATGTTGTAACTCTTGATGCAGCAGTCTCAATTTTTGActattcaagatatcaacGCGTCTAGTCTTTCTAGGTTGTCTAACATCACGTCTACGGAAACAAACGTATGgatcaacttcttctttctcatccggtctttcaaattttaaTTGAGGGAAAATCTCTGTAGAAGGGGATTCtatctttctttctttccaatGACCATAAACGTCCGGAccaaactcttcaagtaAAACCGCTAAAGGTCTCGTTTTAATTTGAGACTCTGCATCAAATTGGGTGAGAAACTCTCTCTCTGATTCAAGCCCAATCTCCTTGGCAAGAtctgtcttcaaattgatatGAGCATAGTCTGATTTGAGTAAAGTTGGTTTCAATTCCTCAAACGAAAGTACACTATGAGGATCTGTACTCAGAAAAGGCTGTCTTTCATGTATAGCACTTTCAAAAGCAGAGC
The window above is part of the Torulaspora delbrueckii CBS 1146 chromosome 3, complete genome genome. Proteins encoded here:
- the BST1 gene encoding Bst1p (similar to Saccharomyces cerevisiae BST1 (YFL025C); ancestral locus Anc_8.46), with translation MSALPTSIKEKTHHSISKESKGKRPENTLDVDVDGEPVNGIERDTTYHDKQGKSKLQITSLIGLLMIIVITFSTLLGSFNGSDSPQCRSIYMYPAYARIDGFDSRFTSLAQKYHLYLYREQGKDRNPMENEEIQLDGIPVLFIPGNAGSYKQVRSIAAASSNIFFEDKESIENMYTKNLDFFAADFNEDFTAFHGRTMIDQAEYLNDAIRYILSLYEQSKSYIDPLPTSVIVIGHSMGGVVARLLPTLQNHVDYSIRALITLSSPHALAPVTFDGDILKIYQRTNDYWRNQMNDKSSFLAQNVSLVSITGGILDMMLPADYTAVEDILPIENGFTTYSTTIPEVWTPIDHLAVVWCDQLRSKVARLLLEIVDGTTAEKVRPLRQRMFVSRKMLLSGLEDEMMQDLELIDPKKYSEVYESQDFREAYDLKGSQRLSISRSNKNQFPRYSKFILPSDGQNTTFSFLTSLQEPQVFFCKLNQQLEEATHSKSSMNCVSAFHDMATVPASSSDLEFPAQSSLDDVTHPFKMLSIDKRILSQYDFIVVENKKAAIQNDQDFIYAGLTSDKISTDVSERPVQLVFSGMQLTLNSSFLYHTFRFPKLWDSLLSYRVSCSSKAYTSDRLIFEPLIRQWIEDPFETKWHVNINNSDIDINMHNVAPFIPLEELHDKSLMLTVIVPPNYGLELCVRINWTLTLKMLFIRYRLTFLSLPISLACIIVAYQFFNYRQTREFITFNSALASVLKRGLVLALAIILLSPATNSKPLQRILFMLDPIRLNQPFLLEEEHIHTNFYFLGIRSWFMSPLGLFFMVMSVAILYLIASIFDFIESLVIAISVRFAASAIRNEVRLKDRPSINKPRRTITSFLLIGIVFFYVPYQIASAVSLLIQIGTCFRVAIKSTRSGFKNYDNLRNYNFSVFLILSFVVAINAPIIVVFLHNVAIRWETPFRSHHNVLAIAPIIFLVSTNSAFNMPLFKSGKFYENGISAILFGYTGVFCLIYGARNLYWIHHLFNITCAWLLLTIFSNNAQTDNVDKAKITQA
- the EPL1 gene encoding Epl1p (similar to Saccharomyces cerevisiae EPL1 (YFL024C); ancestral locus Anc_8.47), with protein sequence MPTPTTNGRHIKSRTKSQESNDDGLGSAGSASLESSNSRFRHRKISVKQRLRIYKPNDLKNLDQDELQQRDVADIETGVEKNEEKEVHLHRILQKGSSHLNNQKKDYIPTPDASTKWKDFDQFYQGEFNEPSTYIKFSATVEDCCGAPYCMDEKDEEFMQELAKRYKGENEITEDEFEILCSAFESAIHERQPFLSTDPHSVLSFEELKPTLLKSDYAHINLKTDLAKEIGLESEREFLTQFDAESQIKTRPLAVLLEEFGPDVYGHWKERKIESPSTEIFPQLKFERPDEKEEVDPYVCFRRRDVRQPRKTRRVDILNSQKLRLLHQELQHAKELALLVAKREKVSMDLLEKGLNVFDQRCEVKKLKRSLNVKGEDEDLVNHKRKRLNIFANQRKLREQAAAEAALATTSDSSVRRGYKNKLSRKELESRSGHKLSKQQILQLQSQSIAAANKQKNSLKVPLAPDEQQQQLQQQQQTVASHVYVRLPSSKVPDLTLEEVDNLLAKKEKNARKFVQDRMEKRKAGDGNVFFNLTDDPYNPVFDITLPKGVSPSNAPFSSIASSKFEISRSYYSKHLSEYLKGSSKDVKSFSKEGERLPQNNFKVKKVEVYDPFQSNNEVHSREYPVKFRRRTGRHGIQYMDRKPNTLNHNVEFVLSKFLDFDAIEQQEKNADETINVYDSKWDELSRFYDKWKYDSPRNEYGLKISDEPSRLNQISNSTQVIRFGTMLGSKSYEQLREVTIKYRQEYITRMKQQKLNDQKQLQLQHQQEQQLQREQEEEQEQERQDDQTFVNGSSITHSSTPVASPALKSRISAGSNDSKS